One window of the Acinonyx jubatus isolate Ajub_Pintada_27869175 chromosome A2, VMU_Ajub_asm_v1.0, whole genome shotgun sequence genome contains the following:
- the RAB8A gene encoding ras-related protein Rab-8A — translation MAKTYDYLFKLLLIGDSGVGKTCVLFRFSEDAFNSTFISTIGIDFKIRTIELDGKRIKLQIWDTAGQERFRTITTAYYRGAMGIMLVYDITNEKSFDNIRNWIRNIEEHASADVEKMILGNKCDVNDKRQVSKERGEKLALDYGIKFMETSAKANINVENAFFTLARDIKAKMDKKLEGNSPQGSSQGVKITPDQQKRSSFFRCVLL, via the exons ATGGCGAAGACCTACGATTACCTGTTCAAGCTGCTGCTGATCGGGGACTCGGGGGTGGGGAAGACCTGTGTCCTGTTCCGCTTCTCCGAGGACGCGTTCAACTCAACTTTCATCTCCACCATAG gaatTGACTTTAAAATTAGGACCATAGAGCTCGATGGCAAGAGAATTAAGCTACAGATATG GGACACAGCTGGTCAGGAACGGTTTCGGACGATCACAACGGCCTACTACAGGGGCGCAATG GGCATCATGCTGGTCTATGACATCACCAACGAGAAATCCTTTGACAACATCCGGAACTGGATTCGGAATATTGAGGAG CATGCTTCTGCAGATGTCGAAAAGATGATACTCGGGAACAAGTGTGACGTGAACGACAAGAGACAAGTGTCCAAGGAACGGGGAGAGAAG CTCGCCCTGGACTATGGAATCAAGTTCATGGAGACCAGTGCGAAGGCCAACATCAACGTGGAGAAC GCATTTTTCACTCTCGCCAGAGACATCaaagcaaaaatggacaaaaaactg GAAGGCAACAGTCCCCAAGGGAGCAGCCAGGGAGTCAAAATCACCCCAGACCAGCAGAAGAGAAGCAGCTTTTTCCGATGTGTTCTTCTGTGA